Below is a window of bacterium DNA.
GCGCTCTCGCCGATCTTCATCGTCTTCCTCGTCACGCACATCGTGTTGATCGGCGGCGCGTTCGTCATGGGGCTCGACCGCGTTCCCGAGGTGGCGAGCCAAGTCAACTCCGGGTTCCACCAAGGTCTCGGCGCCTTGGGCCTGATGGGCATGTTCATGCTCTTCGCCCACGCCTACTCGATGGGCGCGGGGACGTACACCGGCCTCGAGGCGGTCAGCAACGGCCTGCCGATCATGCGCGAGCCGCGCGTGCAGACCGCCAAGCGGACGATGTTCCTGATGGCCCTCTCGCTGTCGCTGACGGCGGGCGGCCTGCTCGTCTGCTACCTGCTGCTCAACGTCGGCTTCGTCGAGGGGAAGACGCTCAACGCCGTCCTGCTCGAGCGGTTCTCCGCGGGCGTCGGCTGGAACACCGTGCTCTTCCCGATCGTCACGCTGATCTCGGAAGGGGCGCTCCTCGTCGTCGGCGCGCAGGCCGGCTTCCTCGACGGCCCGCGCGTCTTGGCCAACATGGCCGTGGACTCGTGGGCGCCGCGCCGCTTCGCCTCGCTGTCGGAGCGGCTCACCACCCAGAACGGCTACATGCTGATGGGCGTCGCCAGCCTCGGCGCGCTGCTCTACGCCCGCGGCGACGTCCGCCGCCTGGTGGTGATGTACAGCATCAACGTCTTCGTCACCTTCTCGCTGTCGATGTTCGGGATGCTGAAACTGTGGGTCGGCTCCCGCGAGCGCCCGCGCTGGATCCGCCACGCGCTCCTCTTCCTGATCGGCTTCCTGCTCTGCGCGACGATCCTCTGCATCACCGTCTACGAGAAGTTCGAGGAAGGCGGCTGGCTGACGATCGCGGTCACCGGCTGCTGCATCGGCGCGGCGTTCCTCGTGCGGCGGCACTACGACAACGTCGGCGAGAAGCTGGCCCAGCTCGACAAGATCCTCGGCAGCATCCCGACGCCGGGGACGCCGAACCGGCGCGCCCCCGACCCGGCCCAGCCGACGGCGGCGGTCCTCGTCGGCGTCTACGGCGGGCTGGGAATCCACACGATCCTGAACATCTTCAAGGCCTTCCCCGGCTACTTCAAGAATCTGGTCTTCATCTCCGTCGGCGTCGTGGACTCCGGCGCCTTCAAGGGCGAAGGGGAGATGGAGCACCTGAAGAAGCGGACCGAGGAGGAGCTGGCGAAGTACGTGGACTTCGCCCAGCGGCTCGGCTGCGCCGCGACGAGCGCCTACGCCCTCGGGACCGACGCGGTGGACGAGGCCGAGCGGCTCTCGCTGCAGCTCCACAACGAGTACCCGCGGCTGGTCTTCTTCGCCGGCAAGGTCATCTTCCAGCGCGAGCGCTGGTACAACCGCTTCCTGCACAACCAGATGGCCTACTCGCTGCAGAAGCGGCTGCAGTGGCTCGGGATCGCGATGGTCGTCATGCCGGTGCGCGTGAGCTGAGAAGCCCCGCCGCGACGTACACTCCGCGGCGAGGAGGGTCCGTCATGCGTCGCCTCGCCGCCGCGCTCGCCTTCGCGGGCGCCGTCTTCGCCGCCTCCGCCGCCCTCGCCGCGCCGCCCGATCCGGCCGCCGAACTCGCCGCGCGCGACCGCGCCTTCGACCAGGCCTCGCGCGAGCGGGGCGTCGCCGCGTGGGTGGAGTTCTTCGCCGACGACGCCGTGGTCTTCCCCGGCCGCGGGCCGTTCGTCCGCGGCAAGGAGGCGATCCGCGCCGCGTGGGCCAAGGCGGGGTTCGACCCGGCCGGCCTGTCGTGGTTCGTGGACGGCGCCGAAGTCTCCGCCGCGGGCGACTTCGGCGTCACCTACGGCCACTGGCGCGCGGAGCGGAAGGGGCCGGACGGCAAGCCGGCGGTCGCGACGGGGAAGTACCTCACGACGTGGCGCAAAGGCGCCGACGGGGCCTGGCGGGTGATCGCCGACATCGGCGCCCCCGACGCTCCCTGACTCGTCGCCGCGTCAGTTCCGCAGCGTCGGCTCGCGCGACGGCGCGCCGAGCGGCGCGGCGTCCACGAAG
It encodes the following:
- a CDS encoding APC family permease translates to MSQLPPNPDDTTPIPPEKPGVGKRLRRLVIGPPRDLNDKRLFHNLSLVAFLAWIGLGADGLSSSSYGPEEAFRTLGEHTYLAIGLGLATALTVVVISLAYSRIIEEFPHGGGGYVVATKLLGPRIGVVSGSALLVDYVLTIAVSIASACDAIFSFLPLEWQAFKLPLAALIIVGLTTINIRGVKESVLALSPIFIVFLVTHIVLIGGAFVMGLDRVPEVASQVNSGFHQGLGALGLMGMFMLFAHAYSMGAGTYTGLEAVSNGLPIMREPRVQTAKRTMFLMALSLSLTAGGLLVCYLLLNVGFVEGKTLNAVLLERFSAGVGWNTVLFPIVTLISEGALLVVGAQAGFLDGPRVLANMAVDSWAPRRFASLSERLTTQNGYMLMGVASLGALLYARGDVRRLVVMYSINVFVTFSLSMFGMLKLWVGSRERPRWIRHALLFLIGFLLCATILCITVYEKFEEGGWLTIAVTGCCIGAAFLVRRHYDNVGEKLAQLDKILGSIPTPGTPNRRAPDPAQPTAAVLVGVYGGLGIHTILNIFKAFPGYFKNLVFISVGVVDSGAFKGEGEMEHLKKRTEEELAKYVDFAQRLGCAATSAYALGTDAVDEAERLSLQLHNEYPRLVFFAGKVIFQRERWYNRFLHNQMAYSLQKRLQWLGIAMVVMPVRVS
- a CDS encoding DUF4440 domain-containing protein, yielding MRRLAAALAFAGAVFAASAALAAPPDPAAELAARDRAFDQASRERGVAAWVEFFADDAVVFPGRGPFVRGKEAIRAAWAKAGFDPAGLSWFVDGAEVSAAGDFGVTYGHWRAERKGPDGKPAVATGKYLTTWRKGADGAWRVIADIGAPDAP